The following are encoded in a window of Methylicorpusculum oleiharenae genomic DNA:
- a CDS encoding type II toxin-antitoxin system RelE/ParE family toxin, translated as MKLKPGLPEIMVNYVLSRPAEKDIGNIAVYSIQNFGIRQARLYRDGLFKTLEMIGNI; from the coding sequence ATGAAGCTGAAACCCGGCTTGCCGGAAATAATGGTTAACTATGTGTTATCAAGGCCGGCAGAAAAGGATATTGGAAATATTGCCGTCTATTCGATCCAAAATTTCGGTATCAGGCAAGCTCGGCTATATCGGGATGGATTATTCAAAACGTTAGAAATGATAGGTAACATATAG
- a CDS encoding CerR family C-terminal domain-containing protein — MRLLITASRIFAEKGFQETTIAEICEQAQSNIASVNYHFRDKESLYLESWRYAFQQDLALYPSDGGVASDAPAEQRLAGRIRSLIARIAAENSHFFAIINKEMAQPTSLLPEILEKEINPQRQAMITQIKECLGPLADDQDIHFCHTSIIGQCFHLMQLKHMKKTYPERRHYPELENPVSYAEHVVLFSLAGIRALRNRIEQSRGDSACAQ; from the coding sequence ATGCGTCTTTTAATCACCGCCAGCCGGATTTTTGCCGAAAAAGGTTTTCAGGAAACAACGATTGCCGAAATCTGCGAACAGGCTCAGTCCAATATTGCTTCAGTCAATTACCATTTTCGGGACAAAGAAAGCCTTTATCTGGAATCCTGGCGCTATGCGTTCCAACAAGATCTAGCGCTTTACCCATCGGATGGCGGCGTCGCTTCAGACGCTCCGGCAGAGCAACGTCTGGCTGGTCGCATCCGTTCTTTGATCGCTCGTATCGCCGCAGAAAATTCGCATTTTTTCGCAATTATCAACAAGGAAATGGCTCAACCCACTTCGCTGCTGCCGGAAATTCTCGAAAAGGAAATCAACCCCCAACGCCAGGCCATGATCACGCAAATTAAGGAGTGCCTGGGACCGCTAGCAGATGACCAGGATATTCACTTTTGCCACACCAGCATCATTGGCCAATGTTTTCATTTGATGCAACTCAAACACATGAAAAAGACCTATCCTGAGCGCAGACACTATCCGGAACTGGAAAACCCGGTGAGCTATGCCGAGCACGTTGTACTCTTCTCTCTGGCTGGTATTCGGGCGCTT